In the Streptomyces cinnamoneus genome, CGGCAGAGCCCGGCGCGGGGGCTGCGGGCGGCACCGGGTATGGCGCTCTCGTCGGGCTGGGCGCCGCGTTCCGCCCCGGCATCGAGGTGATGCTCGACGTGCTGGGCTTCGAGACGGCGCTGGAGGGGGCCGGCCTCGTCATCACGGGCGAGGGCTCGCTGGACGAGCAGACGCTGCACGGCAAGGCGCCGGTGGGCGTGGCGCGGGCCGCGCGGGCGCGCGGGGTGCCCGTGGTGGCCGTCTGCGGCCGGCTGGCCCTCGACGCCGCGGCCCTGGCCGGCGCCGGCATCGAGCGCGCGTACGCGCTCACCGACCTTGAGCCGGATCCGCGCCGGTGCATGGCCGAAGCGGGGCCCTTGCTGGAGCGCCTCGCCGAGCGCGTCGCGCGGGACCACCTCGGCTGAGGCCGCGGCCCTTCCCACCCACCGGCCCGGTCTGCCCGGGGCCGCATGAGTGAGCGCCCCCGTGGGCCCGCCCCCCCACCTGCGGCCTGGTGCGCCTCGCGTGGCTGTCGCGGCGCGGGGGCGTGAGCGCCCCACCGGTGCGCCGGGTGACGGGTCCCGCCACCCGGCACGGCAAAGGGCGTGGGCCCGGGCGTTTCGCCCGGGCCCACGCCCTTTGGTCAGTCCGTCCCGTCCGGGAGGCGCTACGGCAGCTGCGCCGCCCGCGCCTCGCGGCGGTTGTCACGGAAGGTGTTCACCCGTCGCGCCGTCGCGAAGAGCGGGATCACCGCGCCCAGGACCACCTGGAGCGCGCACCCGGTCTGGAGCAGCAGCTCACCGCCCGGCGCGTCGAACGCCCACGCGGCCAGCAGGCCCATGCTGAGCACGATCCAGCTGAGCATGGCCACCGCCAGGGGCCCGCGCGGCTTCGGGTACTCGACGCGGCTCACCATCAGCCACGCCACACCCATGATCGCCAGGAGCGTCGGCACGAAGGGCAGCTCCAGCAGCACGATCGAGACCACCGTGAGCGCCCCGAAGGGGCTCGGCATGCCCTGGAAGATGCCGTCCCGCATCGGCACGCACGAGAAGCGCGCCAGTCGCAGGACCACCGCGAGCAGCACCACGATCGCGGCGACCGCCGACACCCGCTGGTGGGCGTCGTCGGCGACCATGCCCCAGACGACCACGAAATAGGCCGGCGCCAGACCGAAGCTGATCAGGTCCGACAGGTTGTCCAGCTCCGCGCCCATCGCCGAACTGCGCAGCTTGCGCGCCACGAGCCCGTCGAAGAGGTCGAAGACGGAGGCGAGCAGCATCAGTATCACGGCCGTGGCCGCGCTGTGGCGGGCCATGCCGCCGTCCTCGTTCCCCGTGAGGTGGGGGATGAGGACGCCGGTGGTCGTGAAGTACACCGCCATGAACCCGCAGATCGCGTTGCCCAGGGTGAGGGTGTCCGCTATTGACAGCCGGGTGGACAGGGGCATGTCGTCCGCGGCGTCGTCGTCCGCCTCCGGGACCCAGGCGGCCTGTGTGTCCGGATCAATCACGGTCAAGGCGTGTCACTCCTGCCTTGGTCACCTGGCCGACCTCGACGGCGACCTCGACGCCCTCGGGGAGGTAGACGTCGACGCGCGAGCCGAAGCGGATCAGGCCGATGCGCTCGCCCTGCTCCACCTTGGTGTCCTTTGTCACATACGGCACGATGCGGCGGGCGACGGCACCGGCGATCTGGATCATCTCGATGTCACCGAGCTCGGTGTCGAAGTGCCAGACGACGCGCTCGTTGTTCTCGCTCTCCTTGTTGAAGGCCGGCACGAACCCACCCGGGATGTGCTCGACCGACGTCACGGTGCCGGCCAGCGGGGCCCGGTTGACGTGGACGTTGAGCGGGCTCATGAAGATCGCGACGCGGGTTCGTCCGTCCTTCCACGGCATGATGCTCTGCACCACGCCGTCGGCCGGGGAGATGACCCGGCCCTGGGCGATCTCACGATCGGGGTCGCGGAAGAACCACAGCATGCCCGCCGCGAGCGCGGTGGCGGGCACGGCCAGCGCCGCCCAGCGGCCGGAGCGGCGGGCCTTGGAGAGGCTGACCGCTGCGGTGGCGACTGTCGGGAGGAGCCACGGCGATGCTCCGCGCGCGAGGCGTACGCCGTGGAGGCTGTCGCGAGGTGCAGAGGAAGAGCTGTGGGGCATGGGTGACCTTCGTAGCGGAGGGTGCCGCGTAACGATCGGGGGACGGCGGCTTTCCGGGGATGCTATCGGTTGCGACCGGCAACTGGCTAAGCGCCGGGGTCGGTAGATGGCCGAACACTGATGACAGGGTGTGATCTTCTTCTCTTTGGAAAAGCCGCCAATTCCCTCTGGAGGGGACATCTACCCCTGGATCCGGTACTCCTCGAGTAGCCGGCGGCCGATGATCATTTTCTGGATCTCGGCCGTACCTTCACCGATGAGGAGCATGGGCGCCTCGCGGTAGAGGCGCTCGATCTCGTACTCCTTGGAGAA is a window encoding:
- the pssA gene encoding CDP-diacylglycerol--serine O-phosphatidyltransferase, with amino-acid sequence MTVIDPDTQAAWVPEADDDAADDMPLSTRLSIADTLTLGNAICGFMAVYFTTTGVLIPHLTGNEDGGMARHSAATAVILMLLASVFDLFDGLVARKLRSSAMGAELDNLSDLISFGLAPAYFVVVWGMVADDAHQRVSAVAAIVVLLAVVLRLARFSCVPMRDGIFQGMPSPFGALTVVSIVLLELPFVPTLLAIMGVAWLMVSRVEYPKPRGPLAVAMLSWIVLSMGLLAAWAFDAPGGELLLQTGCALQVVLGAVIPLFATARRVNTFRDNRREARAAQLP
- a CDS encoding phosphatidylserine decarboxylase is translated as MPHSSSSAPRDSLHGVRLARGASPWLLPTVATAAVSLSKARRSGRWAALAVPATALAAGMLWFFRDPDREIAQGRVISPADGVVQSIMPWKDGRTRVAIFMSPLNVHVNRAPLAGTVTSVEHIPGGFVPAFNKESENNERVVWHFDTELGDIEMIQIAGAVARRIVPYVTKDTKVEQGERIGLIRFGSRVDVYLPEGVEVAVEVGQVTKAGVTRLDRD